The following coding sequences lie in one Arachis stenosperma cultivar V10309 chromosome 5, arast.V10309.gnm1.PFL2, whole genome shotgun sequence genomic window:
- the LOC130980933 gene encoding uncharacterized protein LOC130980933 → MVNWKWMQIYQNAILKASPAVSSDHCALILKTQPLVRIKKEFRFEAFWAEHEECKEVIKRSWHLDDGNRSCWNQFVRKRNRCKRELTEWSRRKFKRADKEIERKKTELQHIQKFDMSESEQRRANELKSQISELWKQEEKRNRNRIDKLRNESGQWIQGEDNIMRLVEGHFTKLYTSIGVKNMEECIREIPRTRRVTREMNEELMAKIKDEEIKEATFSMGGLKAPGPDGRLIQDNIIIVQEAFHKFSKKGSLGNKDLAIKLDMNKAYDRLEWDFLERVLEAFGFCNEWVKLMMNCVKSASYRFKINGKLSRRIGPQRELRQGDPLSPYLFILAAESFTILMEKAARDNLISGIRLAPTAPPITHLLFANDCIIFTGAQEDEIYQLIQIINKYTEASGQRINTEKSGLIFGSQVPIQSRVNIEEITGMASWEDPGRYLGLPARWGR, encoded by the exons ATGGTGAATTGGAAATGGATGCAAATATACCAGAATGCTATTTTGAAAGCTTCACCGGCAGTAAGTTCAGATCACTGCgctttaattttgaaaacacaGCCGCTGGTCCGGATAAAGAAGGAATTCAGGTTTGAGGCCTTTTGGGCAGAGCATGAGGAGTGTAAGGAGGTGATCAAGCGGAGCTGGCATTTGGACGACGGGAATAGAAGCTGTTGGAATCAGTTTGTAAGAAAGAGAAATAGATGCAAGAGGGAGTTAACAGAATGGAGTAGAAGGAAGTTTAAGAGAGCAGATAAAgaaattgaaagaaagaaaacagaatTACAACACATTCAGAAATTTGATATGTCAGAAAGTGAACAGAGGAGAGCAAATGAGCTGAAAAGTCAAATCTCAGAGCTATGGAAGCAGGAAGAGAA AAGAAATAGGAATAGAATTGATAAATTGAGAAATGAATCAGGACAGTGGATTCAAGGAGAGGATAATATAATGAGACTAGTGGAAGGGCATTTCACCAAGCTGTACACATCTATTGGGGTCAAAAACATGGAGGAGTGCATAAGAGAGATACCTAGGACTAGAAGAGTCACTAGAGAGATGAATGAAGAATTGATGGCAAAGATCAAGGATGAAGAAATTAAGGAGGCAACCTTCAGTATGGGGGGCTTAAAGGCGCCGGGTCCAGATG GTAGACTTATACAGgataatataattatagttCAAGAAGCTTTTCACAAATTTAGCAAAAAAGGAAGTCTTGGAAACAAAGATTTAGCCATCAAATTAGACATGAATAAGGCATATGACAGATTGGAATGGGATTTTTTGGAAAGGGTCCTGGAAGCTTTCGGTTTTTGTAACGAGTGGGTTAAGTTGATGATGAACTGTGTGAAGAGTGCTAGTTATAGGTTCAAGATAAATGGAAAATTGTCCAGAAGAATCGGTCCTCAAAGAGAGCTTAGACAGGGAGATCCTCTATCACCTTATCTCTTTATTTTGGCTGCTGAAAGCTTTACTATACTCATGGAAAAGGCTGCGAGAGATAATTTAATTTCAGGAATTAGATTAGCTCCCACAGCGCCGCCTATTACTCATCTTCTATTTGCTAATGATTGTATCATTTTTACAGGGGCACAAGAAGATGAGATCTATCAACTCATTCAGATTATAAACAAATATACGGAGGCATCAGGACAAAGAATCAACACTGAGAAGTCCGGGTTGATTTTTGGAAGTCAGGTACCTATCCAGAGTAGGGTGAACATAGAAGAGATCACGGGCATGGCGTCGTGGGAAGACCCTGGAAGATATCTCGGACTGCCAGCGAGATGGggaagataa